Proteins co-encoded in one Nostoc sp. MS1 genomic window:
- a CDS encoding SAM-dependent methyltransferase: MSQTTEINVSFTAKVMAAARAVENQRPDALFTDPLAAQLAGKEAIEAAIPRLEEYEKQGRPYSSVRTRFFDDFLNKYSLNIRQIVLLGSGMDTRAFRLHWQKETHLYEIDQPDVLLYKESVLNTITPNCERYSIYADLKESSWVQSLIENGYQPSEPSIWLLEGFLYYLNPIEVKNLLTNIQNMSVAGSYFGADVINSVVCNGSDEWAKYWFSSCDEPETFFADYGWKASAIQPGEEGAAFGRFTYQLTDRSILDAPHLFFVTAVKES, from the coding sequence ATGTCCCAAACCACAGAAATTAATGTAAGCTTTACAGCCAAAGTTATGGCAGCAGCACGAGCGGTTGAAAACCAAAGACCTGATGCTTTATTTACTGACCCCTTAGCAGCACAGTTAGCAGGTAAAGAGGCTATTGAAGCCGCTATTCCTCGCTTAGAAGAATATGAAAAACAAGGGAGGCCATATTCATCCGTTCGGACTCGCTTTTTTGATGATTTCTTAAATAAATACTCTCTAAATATTCGACAAATTGTTCTTTTAGGTTCAGGCATGGATACCAGAGCATTTCGTTTGCACTGGCAAAAGGAAACTCATCTTTATGAAATCGATCAACCCGATGTATTGCTTTATAAAGAATCTGTTCTAAACACGATTACACCCAACTGCGAACGTTACTCAATTTATGCTGATTTAAAGGAGTCAAGTTGGGTTCAATCGCTCATTGAAAATGGCTACCAACCTTCAGAACCATCAATTTGGCTATTAGAAGGATTTCTTTATTATCTCAACCCTATAGAGGTAAAAAATCTGTTAACAAATATTCAAAATATGTCCGTAGCTGGAAGTTATTTCGGTGCTGATGTCATCAACTCAGTCGTTTGCAATGGGTCTGATGAGTGGGCTAAGTATTGGTTTTCTAGTTGTGATGAGCCGGAAACTTTCTTTGCTGATTATGGGTGGAAAGCATCAGCTATTCAACCAGGGGAAGAGGGAGCCGCTTTTGGCAGATTTACTTACCAACTTACTGACCGCAGTATTCTTGATGCGCCACATCTATTTTTTGTCACGGCTGTTAAAGAAAGTTAA